A single window of Ctenopharyngodon idella isolate HZGC_01 chromosome 24, HZGC01, whole genome shotgun sequence DNA harbors:
- the pthlhb gene encoding parathyroid hormone-like hormone b gives MLRHWGFAVFLLTVLIPVQSRPTNTLNNRQRRSVGHAQMMHDRGRSLHDWKRRKLIQELFERVHTAQSWDSPYQSEGSVQTPLWSTVHCPKPIGSSKNFPLSFQIGTIGMRDNLPQETSKTLRYEEQPLKAVTKRKRKMGLGRLRDPDRRKDRGCVFHTQIPMRDQ, from the exons ATGTTGAGGCATTGGGGGTTTGCTGTGTTCCTGTTAACTGTCCTGATACCGGTCCAATCCAGACCCACTAACACTCTCAACAACAGACA GAGACGTTCAGTAGGTCACGCCCAGATGATGCACGACAGGGGCCGATCCCTGCACGACTGGAAGAGGCGTAAGTTGATACAGGAACTGTTTGAGCGGGTGCACACGGCTCAGAGTTGGGACTCCCCGTATCAGAGCGAAGGAAGCGTCCAGACCCCGCTGTGGTCCACCGTCCACTGTCCCAAACCCATTGGCAGCAGCAAAAACTTCCCCTTGAGCTTTCAAATAGGGACTATAGGGATGAGAGACAACCTACCGCAAGAGACCAGCAAGACCCTGAGATATGAGGAACAGCCACTGAAAGCTGTGacgaagaggaagaggaagatggGTTTGGGCAGATTGAGAGACCCAGACAGGAGGAAAGACAGGGGGTGTGTCTTCCATACGCAAATACCGATGAGAGACCAATGA
- the cib1 gene encoding calcium and integrin-binding protein 1 — MGGTASKLPKDLLSEYQELTFLTKQEILLAHKRFAELQGRENGPYSSRVSMEKVLTLPELKSNPFRKRICYVFSTSDMKDGSLSFEDFLDLLSAFSDSATMEIKSHYAFRIFDFDDDGTLDARDLEKLVNCLTGETDDTRLTAEEMKQLISNILEESDIDKDGTVNLSEFQHVISRSPDFVSSFKIVL, encoded by the exons ATGGGGGGAACCGCGAGTAAGTTGCCGAAAGATCTTCTATCAGAGTATCAG GAGCTTACATTTCTCACAAAGCAAGAAATCTTACT GGCACACAAAAGATTCGCTGAACTCCAGGGCAGAGAAAATGGGCCGTACAGCTCCAGGGTGTCCATGGAGAAGGTCCTTACGCTTCCTGAACTGAAG TCCAACCCCTTCCGGAAAAGGATATGTTACGTCTTCTCGACGTCCGACATGAAGGATGGCAGCTTGAGCTTTGAGGATTTCCTGGACCTCTTGAGTGCTTTCAGTGATTCGGCAACCATGGAAATTAAGTCCCATTATGCCTTCCGGATCTTTG ACTTTGACGATGATGGGACACTTGATGCTAGAGATCTGGAGAAGCTGGTGAACTGTCTGACGGGCGAGACGGACGACACCCGTCTCACTGCAGAGGAGATGAAGCAGCTCATAAGCAAT ATCCTGGAGGAGTCGGACATCGATAAAGACGGAACGGTGAACCTCTCTGAATTTCAGCATGTCATCTCCAGATCTCCAGATTTTGTCAG TTCATTCAAGATTGTGTTGTGA
- the metap2b gene encoding methionine aminopeptidase 2b, which translates to MADEQTQELLSAAAKMQILPNGDSHLPKEDADPVDETGKKKKKKKKKGKAAAVGNHEGEGESDITKVAKQMEQQTLEDQEKEDEPEDDGEEGDSTGKKKKKKKKKKGPKVQTDPPSIPICELYPSGVYAKGQECEYPPVQDGRSAAWRTTNEEKKFLDQANEDMWNDFRQAAEAHRQVRKYVMSWIKPGMTMIEICEKLEDCSRKLIKENGLNAGLAFPTGCSLNHCAAHYTPNAGDPTVLQYDDVCKIDFGTHINGRIIDCAFTVTFNPKYDKLLEAVKDATNTGIKCAGIDVRLCDIGESIQEVMESYEVELDGKTYQVKPIRNLNGHSIGQYRIHAGKTVPIVKGGEATRMEEGEVYAIETFGSTGKGMVHDDMECSHYMKNFEVGHVPIRLPRAKHLLNVVNENFGTLAFCRRWLDRLGETKYLMALKNLCDLGIIDPYPPLCDTKGCYTAQFEHTILLRPTCKEVVSRGDDY; encoded by the exons ATGGCAGACGAGCAGACGCAAGAGCTGCTGTCCGCAGCtgcaaaaatgcagattttgcCGAACGGAGACTCTCACCTTCCCAAAGAAGACGCGGATCCCGTTGACGAGACcgggaagaagaagaaaaagaagaagaagaagggaaaagcgGCAGCCGTAG GGAACCATGAGGGTGAAGGAGAGTCTGACATCACCAAAGTGGCCAAACAAATGGAGCAACAAACTTTAGAAGACCAAGAGAAAGAGGACGAGCCAGAGGATG ATGGTGAGGAGGGAGATTCAActggaaagaaaaagaagaagaagaagaaaaagaaaggcc CCAAAGTTCAAACAGATCCTCCATCTATTCCCATCTGTGAGCTTTATCCCAGTGGAGTTTATGCCAAGGGCCAGGAATGTGAATATCCACCTGTGCAAGATGG ACGTAGTGCTGCATGGCGGACGACCAACGAGGAGAAGAAGTTTTTGGATCAGGCTAATGAGGACATGTGGAATGACTTCAGACAGGCTGCCGAGGCCCACCGGCAGGTCAGGAAGTACGTCATGAGCTGGATCAAGCCGGGAATGACCATGATCGAGATCTG TGAGAAACTGGAGGATTGTTCTAGGAAGTTGATCAAGGAAAATGGTCTGAATGCTGGTTTGGCTTTTCCGACCGGCTGCTCGCTGAACCATTGCGCGGCTCACTACACTCCTAATGCGGGAGACCCCACTGTTCTCCAGTACGACGACGTCTGCAAGATCGACTTCGGCACGCACATTAATG GTCGAATCATTGACTGtgcctttactgtcaccttCAACCCAAAGTACGACAAACTGCTGGAGGCTGTGAAAGATGCCACAAATACTGGAATTAAG tgtgCAGGTATTGATGTTCGCTTGTGTGACATTGGAGAATCAATTCAAGAGGTTATGGAGTCTTACGAAGTGGAGCTTGATGGAAAAACGTATCAAG TCAAACCAATCAGAAATCTCAATGGACACTCTATTGGACAGTACCGAATACATGCAGGCAAGACAGTGCCCATAGTGAAAGGAGGTGAAGCCACCAGGATGGAG GAAGGAGAGGTTTATGCCATCGAGACCTTTGGGAGCACTGGGAAAGGCATGGTGCATGATGACATGGAGTGCTCCCATTACATGAAAAACTTTGAAGTTGGTCATGTGCCAATAAG ACTCCCCAGAGCCAAGCACTTGTTGAATGTGGTCAACGAGAACTTCGGCACTCTCGCCTTCTGCCGCCGCTGGTTGGATCGCCTCGGCGAGACCAAATATTTAATGGCGCTGAAGAACCTCTGTGACCTGGGCATCATTGACCCCTACCCGCCTCTGTGCGACACCAAAGGCTGCTACACGGCCCAGTTTGAACACACCATCCTGCTGAGACCCACTTGCAAGGAGGTGGTCAGCCGAGGAGATGATTACTAG
- the LOC127507413 gene encoding galanin receptor 2a yields the protein MALADFLTLLLIPFTIHSAITFSWPLSNTFCKVYQFLLAFSLAASTYSLCTVSMVRAMIITNPYRPPTMDLVVLMFILVWALSFFISLPLRIFATKEGLGLGLSNCTFCLPTTQEHHYQVALSQFVLYYLIPMLVIAVNSVRMALFLHKRPVMSLASTRNTRRASLMVFLAAGTFSLCWLPGYVLELCVYLGLYRHGRSWEMFHFTCTVLQYLHPCVNPVLYVLLSKRYRRKKDWLFKCNRKRVHPQIISVMKSF from the coding sequence ATGGCTCTGGCAGACTTCCTCACGCTTCTCCTCATCCCCTTCACCATCCACTCTGCGATCACTTTCTCCTGGCCTCTGAGCAACACGTTCTGCAAGGTCTATCAATTTCTGCTGGCATTCTCCCTGGCCGCCAGTACATACTCCCTGTGCACAGTATCTATGGTTCGCGCCATGATCATCACCAACCCCTACCGCCCTCCAACCATGGACCTGGTGGTCCTCATGTTTATTCTGGTCTGGGCCCTGAGTTTCTTTATAAGTCTGCCGTTACGTATTTTCGCCACTAAGGAAGGCTTAGGCCTAGGTTTGAGTAACTGCACCTTTTGTTTGCCAACTACACAGGAACATCATTACCAGGTTGCTCTCAGCCAATTTGTGCTGTACTATCTCATACCAATGCTGGTTATCGCCGTCAACTCAGTGCGTATGGCTCTTTTTCTGCACAAGAGGCCCGTTATGTCCCTCGCCAGCACCCGGAACACACGCCGGGCGTCTCTCATGGTGTTTTTGGCGGCTGGGACATTCTCCTTGTGCTGGCTGCCAGGGTATGTTCTagagctgtgtgtgtatttgggaCTTTACCGGCATGGGCGTTCATGGGAGATGTTCCACTTCACCTGCACGGTTCTCCAGTATCTTCACCCCTGCGTGAACCCTGTCCTCTACGTTCTGCTGTCCAAACGCTACAGGCGGAAGAAAGATTGGCTGTTCAAATGCAATAGGAAACGGGTGCATCCACAGATTATTAGCGTGATGAAGAGTTTCTGA